TTTTCAGCAAGGCGGCGCTGGAGTTTTTGTTGGTGGCCGACAAGCGTCCGGATGTGATCCATACCCACGACTGGCAGACAGCCTTGACCGGCACCCTGTTGTACGAAATTTATCAACAACAGGGGATGGAACATTGCCGGGTGTGCCACACCATCCACAATTTTCGCCACCAGGGTGTTGCCGGTACCGACATTCTCAAGGCCACCGGTCTCAACCGGCCCAAATATTTTTTGGATCCGGACCGTTTGCAGGATGATACGAATCCCATGGCCATCAATTTTACCAAGGGTGGTGTGGTGTACGGGAATTTTGTCACCACGGTTTCCCGACGGCATGCCTGGGAAGCGCGGTTCAGTGACCAGGGTTTTGGCATGGGGCATGCGCTGCACATCCATCAAAACAAATTTGGTGGCATCCTCAACGGGCTGGATTACGACATGTGGAATCCGCAGACCGATCCCTTGATTCCCCACCACTATGATACGGATGATCTGGCCGGCAAGAGTCAGAACAAGGGTGCCCTGCGGCAACGTCTGTCGCTGGCGGTGAACGACAAACCGATTGTTGCCTACGTTGGACGTCTGGACACCCAGAAGGGGATCCCGTTGATTCGGCATGCCTTGTTTACGGCCATCTGGAACAATGCACAGTTTGTGTTGCTGGGAGCCAGTCCGGAAAATGGCATCAACGACCACTTTTTGCACCTGAAAGAGTATCTCAAGGACAATTCTGATTGCCACATCAAGATTGGTTATAATGAGGAACTGGCCCATTTGATTTATGCGGGTGCCGACATGTGTGTTGTTCCCAGCCTTTATGAGCCGTGCGGTCTTTCGCAAATGATTGCGCTCCGCTATGGTACCATACCGGTGGTGCGGGCCGTGGGTGGATTGGCCGATACCATTTTTGACTGGGACTATGCCACCCTGCCCCGCGAGCAACGCAATGGTTTTGTTTTTGAACACCCTGACAATCCGGGTATTGAATCGGCCTTGCTGCGTGCCCTGGGGCTTTACAAGGAACGGCGTGATTTGTGGCGGCAATTGCTGACGACCGGCATGAAGAACGATTTTTCCTGGCGCAACTCGGCGGGAGATTATCTGAACATTTACGAATTCATCCGGCACAAATAAATGGCGTCCACTTTGAGATGTGTATTTTTCAAACAGCGATGATCGTCTTTTCGGCCATCGGCAGGGGCTTGCCAATAACGGGGTCCAGGGGCGCTGGCTCCCTGGCAGGTCCAGGACAGAGTCCTGGCGGGGTTTGGGGCGGAGCCC
This portion of the Magnetococcales bacterium genome encodes:
- a CDS encoding glycogen synthase: MYIVIMSAECTPVAKVGGLADMVFGLSRELGQRGHVVELMLPRYDCMRHDQVWGMQVAREDLWVPWWDGAIRCTVWFGLVHGIRCYFLESHSQDNFFNRGTCYGFNDETMRFAFFSKAALEFLLVADKRPDVIHTHDWQTALTGTLLYEIYQQQGMEHCRVCHTIHNFRHQGVAGTDILKATGLNRPKYFLDPDRLQDDTNPMAINFTKGGVVYGNFVTTVSRRHAWEARFSDQGFGMGHALHIHQNKFGGILNGLDYDMWNPQTDPLIPHHYDTDDLAGKSQNKGALRQRLSLAVNDKPIVAYVGRLDTQKGIPLIRHALFTAIWNNAQFVLLGASPENGINDHFLHLKEYLKDNSDCHIKIGYNEELAHLIYAGADMCVVPSLYEPCGLSQMIALRYGTIPVVRAVGGLADTIFDWDYATLPREQRNGFVFEHPDNPGIESALLRALGLYKERRDLWRQLLTTGMKNDFSWRNSAGDYLNIYEFIRHK